One Loxodonta africana isolate mLoxAfr1 chromosome 4, mLoxAfr1.hap2, whole genome shotgun sequence genomic region harbors:
- the MCAT gene encoding malonyl-CoA-acyl carrier protein transacylase, mitochondrial, producing the protein MSVRVARAAWARCWGAGCRRGAASFPVPPVGEAGVAELLRGAAVGDAPWGAAARRTPAQSSVLLFPGQGSQAVGMAGGLLRYPRVRELYAAARRVLGYDLLELSLHGPQEALDRTAHCQPAVFVASLAAVEKLHHLQPEAIESCVAAAGFSVGEFAALVFAGAMEFSEGLYAVKIRAEAMQEASEAVPSGMLSVLGKPQSKFNFACLEAQEHCKSLGIENPVCEVANYLFPDCRVISGHLEALRFLQKNSSQYHFRRTKMLPVSGGFHTRLMEPAVEPLTEVLKTIEFKEPLVSIHSNVHGNKYTHPKHIQKLLVKQLVSPVKWEQTMHAIYERKKGTEFPRTFEVGPGKQLGAVLKSCNLQAWKSYSHVEVLEADEAQDL; encoded by the exons ATGAGCGTCCGGGTCGCACGGGCCGCGTGGGCCCGGTGCTGGGGTGCCGGCTGCCGCCGCGGCGCCGCGAGCTTCCCGGTGCCTCCCGTGGGCGAGGCGGGCGTGGCCGAGCTGCTGCGGGGCGCGGCGGTGGGCGATGCGCCCTGGGGGGCGGCGGCGCGGCGGACGCCGGCCCAGAGCTCCGTGCTGCTCTTCCCCGGCCAGGGCAGCCAGGCGGTGGGCATGGCGGGCGGCCTGCTCCGCTACCCGCGCGTCCGCGAGCTCTACGCCGCCGCCCGCCGCGTGCTGGGCTACGACCTGCTGGAGCTGAGCCTGCACGGGCCGCAGGAGGCCCTGGACCGCACGGCGCACTGCCAGCCCGCCGTCTTCGTGGCTTCGCTGGCCGCCGTGGAGAAGCTCCATCATCTGCAGCCCGAG GCCATTGAGAGCTGTGTTGCTGCTGCTGGATTCAGCGTGGGAGAATTTGCAGCCCTGGTGTTTGCTGGAGCCATGGAGTTCTCTGAAG GTTTGTATGCAGTGAAAATTCGAGCTGAGGCCATGCAAGAAGCCTCGGAAGCTGTTCCCAGTGGGATGCTGTCTGTCCTCGGCAAACCCCAGTCCAAGTTCAACTTTGCCTGTTTGGAAGCCCAGGAGCACTGCAAGTCTTTGGGGATAGAGAACCCCGTTTGCGAAGTGGCCAACTACCTCTTTCCTGACTGCAGGGTGATTTCCGGACACCTAGAG GCTTTGCGGTTTCTACAGAAGAATTCCTCACAGTATCATTTCAGACGCACCAAAATGTTGCCGGTTAGCGGCGGGTTTCACACTCGCCTCATGGAGCCCGCTGTGGAGCCCCTGACTGAAGTGCTAAAGACAATCGAGTTTAAGGAGCCTTTGGTGTCCATCCATTCAAACGTCCATGGGAATAAATACACGCATCCGAAACACATCCAGAAGCTGCTGGTGAAGCAGCTCGTCTCCCCAGTGAAGTGGGAGCAGACCATGCATGCCATATATGAGAGGAAGAAGGGCACCGAGTTCCCCAGAACCTTCGAGGTGGGCCCGGGGAAGCAGCTGGGAGCTGTCCTGAAAAGCTGTAACCTGCAGGCCTGGAAGTCCTACAGCCATGTGGAGGTGCTGGAGGCCGACGAGGCCCAGGACCTGTAG